Proteins encoded by one window of Anopheles maculipalpis chromosome 2RL, idAnoMacuDA_375_x, whole genome shotgun sequence:
- the LOC126567973 gene encoding kappa-type opioid receptor-like, translating to MDWNGTTASTVDLLVSAGTVALSTLAPGTAVPPDLVSSSSSSSSSGTAAGTDSTSMTVSASDITIAASAAHYHGGIPFPSELLTFLRQTTTIASSSASAPSMPSLGVTNFSTFLSNITLRALTASGGGGGGVGIGSGPGGTSSAEFTANLSRRFPHHPFFSTFFNDSALDICPSIQMPVGNVISMILYALVAIVGLFGNTLVIYVVLRFSKMQTVTNMYILNLAIADQCFLIGIPFLITTMHLGEWTFGNAMCKAYMVSTSITQFTSSIFLFIMSADRYIAVCHPISSPRFRTPLVSKVVSAIAWTASALIMLPVMLYANTIDREKGKMSCNIMWPSETGANSGSTFTLYSLILGFAIPLTLILMFYYLVIRKLRTVGPKSKSKEKKRSHRKVTKLVLTVITVYVLCWLPYWISQVALINSPPDICKSRLEITVFVLVSWLGYSNSAMNPILYAFLSDNFKKSFLKACTCAKGKEINAQLQIENSFFPRFVRNRGSERGNSTKVLQSNNRPNNRAGVPADAQGNPQHQQQQQQQQQQQQHQQPHQHHQSNDALANNGNVCNGNNNSSQAGTANGKSAGYQNGGMSSDQSSIVRGCGPSTSVTTIQSSSARPSVADQPPSTLAPIVPISSRALDTGNDGSPAAGYGRPPVLHTDL from the coding sequence ATGGACTGGAACGGCACAACGGCCAGTACCGTTGATCTGCTAGTGTCCGCCGGCACCGTTGCCCTATCGACGTTGGCTCCGGGTACAGCCGTACCGCCAGATCTtgtctcctcctcctcctcgtcctcCTCATCCGGCACCGCTGCAGGGACCGATAGTACCAGCATGACAGTGTCCGCGAGTGATATTACGATAGCGGCATCCGCTGCCCACTATCACGGTGGCATACCGTTTCCTTCCGAGCTGCTAACCTTCCTGCGGCAAACCACCACAATCGCTTCTTCGTCCGCGTCCGCCCCATCGATGCCTTCGCTCGGTGTTACGAACTTTTCCACCTTTCTCAGCAACATCACACTCCGCGCACTGACAGCatcgggtggtggtggtggcggcgttGGTATCGGTAGCGGTCCCGGTGGTACAAGTTCGGCCGAGTTTACCGCAAATCTGTCCCGCCGCTTTCCACACCATCCGTTCTTTAGTACCTTTTTCAATGATTCCGCCCTGGACATATGTCCCTCGATCCAGATGCCGGTGGGGAATGTGATTTCGATGATACTGTACGCGCTGGTTGCGATTGTCGGGCTGTTTGGCAACACGCTCGTTATCTACGTTGTGTTGCGCTTCTCGAAAATGCAGACGGTTACGAACATGTACATCCTGAATCTGGCCATTGCGGATCAGTGCTTCCTGATCGGCATACCGTTCCTGATCACGACGATGCATCTGGGCGAGTGGACGTTCGGGAATGCGATGTGCAAGGCGTACATGGTGTCGACCTCGATCACCCAATTTACGTCGTCCATCTTTCTGTTCATCATGTCCGCGGATCGGTACATTGCGGTGTGCCATCCCATCTCGTCACCGCGCTTCCGGACACCGCTCGTGTCGAAGGTGGTGTCGGCGATCGCGTGGACCGCCTCGGCCCTTATAATGCTCCCGGTAATGCTGTACGCTAACACGATCGATCGCGAGAAGGGCAAGATGTCGTGCAATATTATGTGGCCATCGGAAACCGGTGCCAACTCTGGCTCTACCTTCACACTGTACTCGCTCATACTTGGTTTCGCGATACCGCTTACGCTGATCCTGATGTTTTACTATCTCGTCATTCGGAAGCTGCGCACGGTTGGaccgaaatcgaaatcgaaagagAAGAAACGATCCCACCGGAAGGTGACGAAGCTTGTGCTGACCGTTATCACCGTGTACGTGCTGTGCTGGTTACCGTACTGGATTTCACAAGTAGCTCTCATCAACTCGCCGCCGGACATTTGCAAATCGCGGCTAGAGATCACGGTGTTTGTGCTGGTCAGCTGGCTCGGCTACAGCAACTCCGCCATGAACCCTATACTGTACGCCTTTCTGAGTGATAACTTTAAGAAAAGCTTCCTTAAAGCGTGTACGTGTGCCAAGGGCAAGGAAATTAACGCACAGCTGCAGATTGAAAACAGCTTCTTTCCCCGGTTCGTTCGCAACCGTGGCTCCGAGCGGGGTAACTCCACCAAGGTCCTGCAGTCGAACAATCGGCCCAACAACCGGGCCGGTGTACCAGCAGACGCCCAGGGCAATCcgcagcatcaacagcagcagcagcagcagcaacagcagcaacagcatcagcagccgcaccaacaccatcaaTCGAACGACGCGCTAGCAAACAATGGCAACGTTTGCAATGGGAACAATAACAGCTCGCAGGCAGGTACGGCTAATGGGAAAAGTGCCGGTTACCAGAACGGTGGCATGAGCTCGGATCAAAGCTCCATCGTCCGTGGCTGCGGTCCATCAACGAGCGTAACAACGATCCAGTCGTCGTCCGCCCGCCCATCGGTTGCCGATCAGCCACCGTCCACCCTAGCACCGATAGTGCCAATTTCGAGCCGTGCGCTGGACACCGGGAACGATGGTTCACCGGCGGCCGGTTACGGTCGGCCACCGGTACTCCACACGGACCTGTAA